Proteins encoded together in one Deinococcus hopiensis KR-140 window:
- a CDS encoding NUDIX hydrolase translates to MTDIRLPLGNVKFSVRVAILCVRGDRVLANTEDHIDFWFLPGGALATEEDVLSCAAREWQEEVGLPAGTMRLVGVLENFFGPPEKRQHEIGFYFRMEAPTELSEERFRVLDNPDVWCEWVPIAEAASRPVYPLALTEFLKVGPGEVLHRVERGQPKPGSKAPSTEMEVDTRVFR, encoded by the coding sequence ATGACCGATATCCGTCTGCCCCTCGGGAATGTCAAATTCAGCGTGCGCGTCGCCATCCTCTGCGTGCGCGGGGACCGGGTGCTGGCGAACACCGAGGACCACATCGACTTCTGGTTTCTGCCGGGCGGCGCATTGGCAACGGAGGAAGACGTGCTGAGCTGCGCTGCCCGCGAGTGGCAGGAAGAAGTTGGCCTCCCCGCAGGGACGATGCGGCTCGTCGGCGTACTGGAGAACTTCTTCGGCCCGCCTGAGAAGCGCCAGCACGAGATCGGCTTTTACTTCCGCATGGAAGCTCCCACCGAACTGTCCGAGGAGCGCTTTCGTGTGCTGGACAATCCAGACGTCTGGTGCGAATGGGTGCCCATCGCCGAGGCGGCCAGCCGACCCGTCTACCCCCTCGCCCTCACCGAGTTTCTGAAGGTGGGACCGGGCGAGGTGCTTCACCGGGTGGAGCGGGGCCAACCGAAGCCCGGTTCAAAGGCACCCTCTACCGAGATGGAGGTTGACACCCGGGTCTTTCGGTAG
- a CDS encoding class I SAM-dependent rRNA methyltransferase: protein MTKASKRASVTLKPGAVRRITGRYPFGHTGDIGEADAGILPGEVVEVRAPDRALLGLGYFNPQGATPLRMLTWSKEDIDLKFYRSRVRRALERRAGRITGTDAMRVLHAEADGMPGVVADRFGDVLSVQLRNAGVERHRDLVLRALREETGAAAAFERSDTGERRREGLELNTGVLWGDVPERVTFHEDDLALHFAPMDAQKTGFFLDQRDNRRLMRSLVQLGEGFLDVYSYTGGFSLHAARAGAVPVALDKDDKALAVLEREARENGVKVGVRWGDALETLRALEREKRTFGAVVLDPPTLAKRKDDVPRAKRIFTDGAAHALRMMRPGGHLLISTCAHYIRVDDLLDAARVAAGEANCGAEVVAVTYQPADHPQLLSVPESLYLKSILLQKEP, encoded by the coding sequence ATGACGAAGGCGAGCAAGCGGGCCAGCGTGACCCTGAAACCCGGCGCGGTGCGGCGCATCACCGGGCGGTATCCGTTCGGCCACACCGGAGACATCGGAGAGGCGGACGCGGGCATCCTCCCCGGCGAGGTGGTGGAGGTCCGTGCCCCGGACCGCGCCCTGCTCGGGTTGGGCTACTTCAACCCCCAGGGTGCGACGCCGCTGCGAATGCTGACGTGGAGCAAGGAGGACATTGACCTGAAATTCTACCGCTCGCGCGTTCGCCGGGCGCTGGAACGCCGGGCGGGGCGAATCACCGGGACCGACGCGATGCGCGTGCTCCACGCGGAGGCCGACGGCATGCCGGGCGTGGTGGCCGACAGATTCGGCGACGTCCTAAGCGTCCAGCTGCGCAATGCCGGGGTGGAGCGTCACCGGGACCTGGTCCTGCGGGCCCTGCGCGAGGAGACGGGCGCGGCCGCGGCCTTCGAGCGCAGCGACACGGGCGAGCGCCGCCGCGAGGGGCTGGAGCTGAACACCGGCGTTCTGTGGGGCGATGTGCCGGAGCGCGTGACCTTTCACGAAGACGACCTCGCCCTGCACTTTGCGCCCATGGACGCGCAGAAGACCGGCTTTTTTCTCGATCAGCGCGACAACCGCCGCCTGATGCGCTCCCTGGTACAGCTGGGCGAGGGCTTTCTGGACGTCTATTCCTACACTGGGGGTTTCAGCCTGCACGCCGCACGGGCGGGGGCGGTGCCCGTGGCCCTCGACAAGGACGACAAGGCCCTGGCCGTACTGGAACGCGAGGCCCGCGAGAACGGTGTCAAGGTGGGTGTGCGCTGGGGCGACGCGCTGGAAACACTGAGGGCCCTCGAACGCGAGAAGCGCACCTTTGGCGCCGTGGTGCTCGACCCGCCCACCCTCGCCAAACGCAAGGACGACGTGCCGCGCGCCAAACGCATCTTTACGGACGGGGCGGCCCACGCCCTGCGGATGATGCGGCCTGGCGGGCACCTGCTGATCAGCACCTGCGCGCATTACATCCGGGTGGACGACCTGCTCGACGCCGCGCGGGTGGCGGCGGGCGAGGCGAACTGCGGCGCAGAAGTGGTGGCGGTGACCTACCAGCCCGCCGACCATCCCCAGTTGCTGAGCGTGCCCGAAAGTCTGTACCTCAAGAGCATCCTGCTGCAAAAGGAACCCTGA
- a CDS encoding PqqD family protein has product MWETDPDVLVTDLGDELILMHAGQGLMFSLNATGRAAWLALPGTPEAVVAALCAAFEVDITQAEADARALLAELAARGVVRRT; this is encoded by the coding sequence ATGTGGGAAACGGACCCCGACGTCCTCGTCACCGATCTGGGTGACGAGCTGATCCTGATGCACGCGGGTCAGGGCCTGATGTTCAGCCTCAACGCCACGGGCCGCGCTGCGTGGCTGGCCCTGCCCGGCACCCCCGAGGCCGTGGTGGCGGCCCTCTGCGCCGCCTTCGAGGTCGACATCACCCAGGCCGAGGCGGACGCCCGCGCCCTGCTCGCGGAGCTCGCCGCTCGGGGCGTGGTGCGCCGGACGTGA
- a CDS encoding lasso peptide biosynthesis B2 protein, translating to MTLPDPSILVRALTTDPPQIGPEDVPHLLAAGLAGQVRMRLPQDHPLRAALRPGQLALGARHALIRAEVRLLLAAWAREGIPAMLFKGFALAEFEYGTPGERFYGDVDVLIPEDPTTVMRAVHIAISHGWRSDGQHAAPERWTHESAHLFSPGGQVRLDVHRFAVGWVSGTQERVRRVTAALWAKAGAVDWAGVPVWRPDLVDAVVFNLALGRQWSGDVGGLKPADYADLQRLTARHALTGTQLAARAREVGATHTWAAFREACDPLERHFALGSPDVGPTLVRAVQRDGLLGRRAVWQRRLIRLPRLLRWLPRLLPDAFAAWWAVRSGGDPRVPLARWTPASPPRPLALAEVQDAVLAAGWLTRLLYPRQSRVGTCVPRAYTTYRALRRLGHPVVFVSGVARTSRGIQGHAWVEDAHGTIDAYEEPLNRERFPEVFHFPAGERCP from the coding sequence ATGACCCTACCTGATCCCAGCATCCTCGTCCGAGCCCTGACCACCGATCCACCCCAGATCGGGCCTGAAGACGTGCCGCACCTGCTTGCTGCGGGGCTGGCAGGGCAGGTGCGAATGCGGCTACCGCAGGACCATCCCCTGCGGGCAGCTTTGCGGCCCGGTCAGCTGGCCCTCGGCGCGCGGCACGCCCTGATTCGCGCCGAGGTGCGGCTCCTGCTGGCCGCCTGGGCACGGGAGGGTATCCCGGCCATGCTGTTCAAGGGCTTCGCGCTGGCCGAGTTCGAGTACGGCACGCCGGGCGAGCGCTTTTACGGGGACGTGGACGTCCTGATTCCCGAAGACCCCACCACCGTGATGAGGGCCGTTCATATCGCCATTTCGCACGGCTGGCGCAGCGATGGGCAGCACGCCGCGCCAGAGCGCTGGACCCACGAGAGCGCGCACCTGTTCAGCCCCGGGGGACAGGTGCGGCTGGACGTTCACCGCTTCGCCGTGGGCTGGGTCTCCGGCACCCAGGAGCGGGTGCGCCGGGTCACGGCGGCGCTGTGGGCGAAGGCGGGAGCGGTGGACTGGGCGGGGGTGCCCGTCTGGCGGCCCGATCTGGTGGACGCGGTGGTCTTCAACCTCGCGCTGGGTCGGCAGTGGAGCGGGGACGTGGGTGGCCTCAAGCCCGCCGACTACGCCGATCTGCAGCGGCTGACGGCCCGGCACGCCCTGACGGGGACGCAACTGGCGGCCCGGGCGCGAGAGGTGGGAGCCACGCATACCTGGGCCGCGTTCCGGGAAGCGTGCGATCCACTGGAGCGGCACTTCGCGCTGGGGAGCCCAGACGTGGGCCCCACGCTGGTCCGTGCAGTGCAGCGCGACGGCCTGCTGGGCCGGCGGGCGGTCTGGCAACGGCGGCTGATCCGGCTGCCCCGCCTGCTGCGCTGGCTGCCCCGCCTGCTGCCCGACGCGTTCGCCGCCTGGTGGGCGGTCCGGTCCGGGGGCGACCCCCGCGTTCCCCTGGCCCGCTGGACGCCCGCGTCCCCCCCGCGCCCGCTGGCGCTGGCCGAGGTGCAGGACGCTGTGCTGGCGGCGGGATGGCTGACCCGGCTGCTGTATCCCCGGCAGTCGAGGGTGGGGACCTGCGTGCCGCGCGCCTACACCACCTACCGGGCGCTGCGCCGCCTGGGCCACCCGGTGGTGTTCGTCAGTGGGGTGGCCCGCACGTCCCGGGGCATTCAGGGGCACGCCTGGGTGGAGGACGCGCACGGCACCATCGACGCTTACGAGGAGCCCCTCAACCGCGAGCGCTTTCCCGAGGTGTTTCACTTTCCGGCCGGAGAGCGCTGTCCCTGA